Proteins from a genomic interval of Acidobacteriota bacterium:
- a CDS encoding type II toxin-antitoxin system VapC family toxin: protein MKNFALDSYSVLAYQKGEKGKDRVKELLLKAEEGKIKIYLNWINIGEIYYILIRETDEEIANKAIAFIKKWPLNLVVPDEINILNAAKIKSKNPISYADAFAASTAIQFNADLVTGDPEFKILENKIPIYWIV, encoded by the coding sequence TTGAAGAACTTTGCTTTGGATAGTTACTCTGTTCTGGCTTATCAAAAAGGAGAGAAAGGGAAAGACAGAGTCAAAGAGCTTTTATTAAAGGCTGAAGAAGGCAAAATAAAAATCTATTTGAATTGGATCAATATCGGAGAGATATACTACATCCTTATAAGAGAGACTGATGAAGAAATAGCGAATAAAGCAATTGCCTTTATAAAAAAATGGCCTTTAAACCTTGTGGTGCCAGATGAAATTAATATCCTTAACGCTGCTAAGATAAAGTCAAAAAATCCAATCTCCTATGCTGATGCTTTTGCTGCTTCTACAGCCATTCAATTTAATGCAGATCTTGTTACAGGAGACCCTGAATTTAAAATCCTTGAGAACAAAATACCTATTTACTGGATAGTATAA
- a CDS encoding AbrB/MazE/SpoVT family DNA-binding domain-containing protein — protein sequence MYSSKVFKKGQLVIPSKLRKKYDIKEGTIVEFLDLGDQIILIPLPDNPIERAEGWLKFKKTVKEVLDENRKEEEKFEKAKKVIL from the coding sequence ATGTATTCTTCAAAAGTCTTCAAAAAAGGGCAATTAGTTATACCATCTAAATTGAGAAAAAAATATGATATAAAGGAAGGAACTATAGTCGAGTTCCTTGATCTTGGAGATCAGATTATTCTAATTCCTCTTCCAGATAACCCAATTGAAAGAGCTGAAGGATGGTTGAAATTCAAAAAGACAGTGAAGGAAGTCCTTGATGAGAATAGAAAAGAAGAAGAAAAATTTGAAAAAGCAAAAAAGGTGATCCTTTGA
- a CDS encoding AraC family transcriptional regulator gives MSKKVLVISEDKRIFDFIRSSLGSSVLIENPGIDEINQKDKPYEFIFLGCDYRCSFIFCMRKFLFLKMNKKIPFLVIRPILLERGYESYGGFLSSFFETYTLSSFQEEIPRKIKNSEHYGCSPGWMIHPSNLLFKISKVQREIVENPWKRFNLFSFSENVSLSPSWLSLKFNEISGISFERFSIRIRFCYSLWELLSTEKQIKLIAYERGYKDPLSFTKRFHSLFGVAPSFVRKEFNTLSSR, from the coding sequence ATGTCTAAAAAGGTCTTGGTTATCTCTGAGGACAAAAGAATCTTTGATTTTATCAGGAGTTCTTTAGGTTCTTCTGTTTTAATTGAAAATCCTGGAATTGATGAAATAAATCAAAAAGATAAACCCTATGAGTTTATATTCTTGGGATGTGATTATAGGTGTTCTTTTATATTTTGCATGAGAAAGTTTCTATTTCTAAAGATGAATAAAAAAATTCCTTTTTTAGTCATAAGACCCATATTGCTTGAAAGAGGATATGAATCATATGGAGGGTTTTTATCTTCTTTTTTTGAAACCTATACACTTTCTTCCTTTCAAGAAGAAATTCCAAGGAAGATAAAAAACTCAGAGCATTATGGATGTTCTCCAGGATGGATGATTCACCCTTCTAATCTTCTTTTTAAGATTTCCAAGGTTCAAAGAGAAATTGTTGAGAACCCATGGAAAAGATTTAACCTTTTTTCATTCTCAGAGAATGTTTCTCTATCTCCTTCATGGCTTTCTTTAAAATTTAATGAAATTTCAGGGATATCCTTTGAGAGATTCTCAATAAGGATAAGATTCTGTTACTCCCTCTGGGAACTTCTCTCCACAGAAAAACAGATTAAATTAATTGCTTATGAGAGAGGGTACAAAGACCCTCTCTCTTTTACAAAGAGATTCCACTCTTTATTTGGAGTAGCTCCATCATTTGTGAGAAAAGAATTCAACACACTTTCATCAAGATAA
- a CDS encoding 6-bladed beta-propeller has product MQKLRCFSKIKILSFIISSVIVSSAFEVLLADDLKIYEAKLEEVAFNMHFTDIQKIIPAEETIFVLEMKNHRIIFIKDKKIIGQIGKIGNGKGEFYYPSDFFIDKHGLFYVLDKGNYRIQILDSKGIYLSDFPDYPESWGLAVNSKGEILLGQPALNNLVSVYNPKGKRLRSFGSLINPSEIYGMDYKKYNETHKVPLNRIRIALDENDNAWLVFLHAPLICKYNQKGELIYKKILNIPDLQPLKKAIWQSPPPYEYASINIDGIQLTMIIRDITFDPKKKQILILLGDQRIVAFNSEANEQFIIKPKFKEGSLRDLSVNKNGEIFVSIFFSPKCYKLILSSEKEDKKKIEGGEL; this is encoded by the coding sequence ATGCAAAAACTTCGTTGTTTTAGTAAAATAAAGATTTTGAGTTTCATTATCTCTTCTGTGATTGTATCCTCCGCTTTTGAAGTCCTATTAGCTGATGATCTGAAAATTTATGAAGCAAAACTTGAAGAGGTAGCTTTCAATATGCACTTTACAGACATTCAGAAGATTATTCCAGCTGAGGAGACCATATTTGTTTTAGAGATGAAGAATCATCGTATTATCTTTATTAAAGATAAGAAAATCATTGGCCAAATAGGAAAAATAGGAAATGGAAAAGGGGAGTTCTATTATCCTTCAGATTTTTTTATTGACAAACATGGACTCTTCTATGTACTTGATAAAGGCAATTATAGAATTCAGATATTAGATTCAAAGGGGATTTATTTAAGCGATTTCCCAGATTATCCCGAAAGCTGGGGATTAGCTGTTAATTCTAAAGGGGAGATTTTATTAGGACAGCCAGCATTGAATAATCTGGTCTCTGTTTATAATCCTAAAGGAAAAAGATTGCGAAGCTTCGGCTCTCTCATTAATCCCTCAGAGATTTATGGAATGGATTATAAAAAATATAATGAAACTCACAAAGTGCCATTAAATCGGATTCGGATAGCTTTAGACGAAAATGACAATGCATGGTTAGTATTTTTACATGCCCCATTAATCTGCAAATATAACCAAAAGGGTGAACTAATTTACAAAAAGATTTTAAATATCCCCGACTTACAGCCTCTTAAAAAAGCTATCTGGCAAAGTCCACCTCCTTATGAATACGCTTCTATTAATATTGATGGTATTCAGTTAACGATGATCATTAGGGATATTACTTTTGATCCCAAAAAGAAACAAATTCTAATTCTATTAGGAGATCAAAGAATCGTGGCTTTTAATTCAGAAGCAAATGAACAGTTTATTATTAAGCCGAAATTTAAAGAAGGTAGTTTGAGGGATTTGTCTGTTAATAAAAATGGTGAGATCTTTGTATCCATATTTTTCTCACCTAAATGCTATAAATTGATTCTATCTTCCGAAAAAGAAGATAAGAAAAAAATTGAAGGAGGTGAACTATGA
- a CDS encoding ABC transporter permease subunit — protein sequence MITRRFSTISFLLFFLILFSLFTSISTFKKRISYYNEDIYSHLFKLDPSRINMYSNVEIGFDRPPEKLSILAGGIGEKYGSCAIIRGKYGPTIIRSREKSNFFLFNPLPFDFIHVLGLVISLMAILLSYDTISGEREEGTLQLSLSNSIGKYKILLGEYIGAMLSLLIPLCLSFLGVIIILQLHPDISFDLEMLGEISVLFLNSVFLTSAFVMLGILISSLTRQSNTSLLSAFFIWVILVAIYPNLTSWISLYAKSVESLVELTSTNIITKMSPEHILEEKVQIDKNQKEFNLNKRFEQSDFENKLKLFSPFSTNILLSQIIAGTDVGTQKKFISQIKNLEQSFIKWQKEKLKKYPQRESFFIAGWGAVDLKDLPSNEFKGESLAERIERAIPYMASVLILNIILFYMSYIIFIKYDPRFG from the coding sequence TTGATTACACGAAGGTTTTCAACAATCTCTTTTCTTCTCTTCTTTTTAATCTTATTCTCTCTATTCACTTCTATTAGCACCTTTAAAAAAAGAATATCATATTATAATGAAGATATATATTCTCATCTTTTCAAGCTCGATCCCTCAAGAATTAACATGTATTCTAATGTAGAGATTGGATTTGATAGACCTCCTGAAAAATTGAGTATTTTAGCCGGGGGGATAGGAGAAAAATATGGTTCTTGTGCTATTATTAGGGGAAAATATGGACCAACTATTATTAGAAGCAGAGAGAAATCTAATTTCTTTCTTTTTAATCCACTTCCTTTTGATTTTATTCATGTTTTAGGCTTAGTTATCAGCTTAATGGCAATTCTTCTTTCCTACGACACTATCTCTGGAGAAAGAGAAGAGGGAACCTTACAACTTTCTTTATCAAATTCAATTGGAAAATATAAAATACTTCTTGGTGAATATATTGGTGCAATGCTTTCCCTTCTTATCCCTCTTTGTCTTTCCTTTCTTGGAGTTATAATTATTCTCCAGCTTCATCCTGATATTAGTTTTGATCTGGAGATGTTAGGTGAGATATCAGTGCTTTTCCTAAACTCTGTGTTTTTGACCTCTGCATTTGTTATGTTGGGGATTCTTATCTCATCATTAACACGGCAATCAAATACCTCCTTACTAAGTGCTTTTTTTATTTGGGTTATTTTAGTAGCTATATACCCGAATCTTACATCATGGATTTCTCTCTATGCTAAGTCAGTAGAATCCCTTGTTGAATTGACTTCTACCAATATAATTACAAAAATGTCTCCTGAACATATTTTAGAAGAAAAGGTTCAAATAGATAAAAACCAAAAGGAATTCAATTTAAATAAAAGATTTGAACAATCAGATTTTGAAAATAAATTAAAGCTCTTTTCTCCTTTTTCAACCAATATATTATTATCACAAATTATTGCCGGAACGGATGTTGGAACTCAAAAAAAATTTATTAGTCAGATTAAGAATTTAGAACAATCTTTTATAAAATGGCAGAAAGAAAAGCTCAAAAAATATCCGCAAAGGGAATCTTTTTTTATAGCGGGATGGGGGGCTGTTGATTTAAAAGATTTACCATCTAACGAATTCAAAGGAGAAAGTTTGGCTGAAAGGATAGAAAGAGCGATTCCATATATGGCTTCGGTTTTAATTTTAAATATTATTTTATTTTATATGAGCTATATAATCTTTATTAAATACGATCCAAGATTTGGCTAA
- a CDS encoding ABC transporter permease subunit: MKGLIINKTILNNIYDFKFLISSLIVILLLILGTSMSISNISLQSKEYNRFQSLAENEKNLENVKVIKRPNKFIFAHEGGERNLPQYLIVLPYFVDYPIEDLSLKPFIENLQNLDWSFVVGYLFSLIAFLVTYDLVSGEKEKGTLRLLVSQPISKDSFLFGGFLGALLSLIPFLLIGLIISIIIILFNANISFDENDWIKIFFVIILSFFFISSMVLIGIFTSTVSTKSSTSLIISLIIWVFIAIIIPNGGVLVSEIISPIPSFKEFEIELRGAEKIFYSKITLSSIMLREIYTRRDLSNAEKRNKVDQLQKKIYRENRQALEEYKQDILKIRKNYLKKLENQMRLAKISSKLSPLSVYMNSIEGIVRTGYAHQLTFFRIAEQYMREYTIYANKMQEELKDKAKIMGPKIVDEGYEVEGISWISYKDINFDKSSFPKFPEYNLTISNTFPIALIDIGILIFFNILFFVLSYVKFLSYDVR, translated from the coding sequence ATGAAAGGACTCATAATAAATAAAACTATTCTTAATAACATTTATGACTTCAAATTTTTGATTTCAAGCTTGATAGTTATCTTGTTGCTAATCTTAGGGACTTCTATGAGTATTTCTAATATTTCATTACAATCGAAGGAATATAACAGATTTCAGAGCCTTGCAGAAAATGAAAAAAATCTTGAAAATGTTAAAGTAATAAAAAGACCGAACAAATTTATATTTGCTCATGAAGGAGGGGAAAGAAACTTGCCACAATATCTTATTGTACTTCCTTATTTTGTTGATTATCCTATTGAAGACCTTAGCTTGAAACCTTTTATTGAGAATCTTCAAAATCTGGATTGGTCATTTGTTGTTGGGTATTTATTTAGTCTTATTGCCTTTCTTGTTACCTATGATTTGGTATCAGGAGAAAAGGAGAAAGGAACATTGAGATTATTAGTTTCCCAACCTATTTCTAAGGATTCTTTTTTGTTTGGAGGTTTTTTGGGTGCTTTATTGAGCCTAATTCCATTTCTTTTAATTGGACTTATAATTAGCATAATAATTATCCTATTTAATGCAAATATATCTTTTGATGAAAACGATTGGATAAAAATTTTCTTCGTCATTATCCTTTCCTTCTTTTTCATTTCCTCTATGGTATTAATCGGAATCTTCACCTCTACGGTATCTACTAAATCTTCTACATCACTTATTATCTCACTCATAATATGGGTTTTTATAGCAATTATAATTCCCAATGGAGGTGTTCTTGTAAGCGAGATTATATCTCCTATCCCATCATTTAAGGAATTTGAAATAGAATTGAGGGGAGCGGAAAAAATATTTTATTCCAAAATCACATTATCATCAATAATGTTAAGGGAAATTTATACAAGAAGGGATTTAAGCAATGCAGAAAAAAGGAATAAAGTAGATCAGCTTCAAAAGAAGATATATAGAGAAAATAGACAAGCTCTTGAAGAATATAAGCAGGATATACTAAAGATAAGAAAAAATTATTTAAAAAAATTAGAAAATCAGATGAGATTGGCAAAGATAAGCTCTAAACTCTCTCCGCTCTCTGTATATATGAATTCAATTGAAGGGATAGTTAGGACAGGATACGCCCATCAATTAACCTTTTTTAGAATTGCAGAGCAATATATGAGAGAATACACTATATATGCAAATAAAATGCAAGAAGAACTTAAAGATAAAGCTAAAATTATGGGTCCAAAAATCGTTGACGAAGGATATGAAGTTGAAGGCATAAGCTGGATCTCCTATAAAGATATCAATTTTGATAAAAGTTCGTTTCCTAAATTCCCAGAATACAACTTAACTATTTCTAATACTTTCCCCATTGCTCTTATTGACATAGGTATTTTAATATTCTTTAACATATTATTTTTTGTATTATCATATGTTAAATTCTTATCTTATGATGTAAGATAA